The Pseudomonas triclosanedens genome has a window encoding:
- the cobO gene encoding cob(I)yrinic acid a,c-diamide adenosyltransferase, with protein MSESPEKDERHRSRMQRKKAVVDEKIAQAQGEQGVFLVHSGNGKGKSSSAFGMVARALGHGMRVGVVQFIKGAASTGEEAFFRRFPEEVSFHVMGEGFTWETQDRQRDIAKAQAAWGIARQLLNDPQVGLVVLDELNIALKHGYLELDTVLADIAARPPMQHVVATGRGVLPAMVEAADTVTEMGLVKHAFKAGIKAQKGVEF; from the coding sequence ATGAGCGAATCCCCGGAAAAGGACGAACGCCACCGTTCGCGCATGCAGCGCAAGAAAGCCGTGGTCGATGAGAAGATCGCCCAGGCGCAGGGCGAGCAGGGTGTGTTCCTGGTCCACAGTGGCAATGGCAAGGGAAAGAGCAGCTCGGCCTTCGGCATGGTCGCCCGCGCGCTGGGGCACGGCATGAGGGTGGGCGTGGTGCAGTTCATCAAGGGCGCGGCTAGCACCGGCGAAGAGGCGTTCTTCAGGCGCTTCCCGGAGGAGGTCAGCTTCCACGTGATGGGCGAGGGCTTCACCTGGGAAACCCAGGACCGCCAGCGCGATATCGCCAAGGCCCAGGCGGCCTGGGGCATCGCCCGCCAATTGCTGAATGACCCGCAGGTGGGGCTGGTGGTGCTCGACGAGCTGAACATCGCCCTCAAGCACGGCTATCTGGAACTGGATACAGTGCTGGCCGACATCGCCGCCCGCCCGCCGATGCAGCATGTGGTCGCCACCGGGCGCGGTGTGCTGCCGGCGATGGTCGAAGCCGCCGATACGGTGACCGAGATGGGCCTGGTGAAGCACGCCTTCAAGGCCGGCATCAAGGCGCAGAAAGGGGTGGAATTCTGA